A window of Halovivax gelatinilyticus genomic DNA:
GACGACTTCCACCCTCTACATGCGCTGGTGGTGGTTCGTGTTGAGTTCGACGTTTTTCCTGGTGATCGTCTACATCATCCTCGTCGAGTGGTCGGCCGAGGCCGAGGTGACGGGCTCCGCTTCCATCTTCAACACGCTCAAAATTCTCACGGTCGTCGGCTGGTTCGGCTATCCGATCCTGTGGGCGCTCGGAGTGGAGGGATTCGCGATCCTCGACGTCGCGTACACCTCCTGGGGGTACAGCATCCTCGACGTGATCACGAAGTACGTCGTGACGATGTTGATCATGTTCTACGTGACGAACGAGCCGAGCGCGATCGTGGGCGGCACCGATTGGGGGACGAGTACGCCCGGAATTTCACCGGCGGATGACTGAAGTCTCGATGTAATCCGTCTCGGAAAATGGGTTCGGTCGAACCCTGACATCACGAATGTGACCCAGATTCGGGGTTGATTTCCCACAGACTATGTCACTCGGCCAGCGACGACAGGTATGGAATCTGAAGGACCAACAGCTCGCCCTGAGGAGGCAACTGACAGCCGCATCGAGGTCTTACTGCTCGGAACCTATCACATGGACAACCCGGGTCTGGACACGATCAATATCGAAGCTGACGACGTACTCGTTCCCAGTCGCCAGCGCGAGCTGTCGAACCTCGTCGATCGTCTCGAACCCTCGCAACCGGAGGTAGTCGCCGTTGAGCGTCCCCGGGAGCGACAGGACGACCTAACCGACCTCTACGAGAAGTATCGGACAGGTGAACTTGCGTACGACGAAGAAACGGAGATCGACGCCGTTCACCCGGGCCGCGACAGTCCCGTAAGCGAGTGTCGCAGCGAAGTGGTCCAGATCGGGTTCCGACTCGCTGATCGACTCGATCACGAACGCGTCCACGCCGTCGATTATCCGATGAGACTGACGGCCGATTTCGACGATGATGAACTAGAACGTGAAGGGATCGACATTCCGACCATGCAAGAACGAGCACAGTCGAAGCTCGATATCGGATTGCCCGATCCGCAGACGGTCCAACGTACCATGGCGCAACACCTTCACGAATCGAGTATCATCGACCATCTGCGGTTTCTAAATCGAGACGCCCAACTCCGAGTCAACCACGAGATGATGTTCTCGAGTTTGGTTGCAGGTTCCGAGCGACGGTACGTCGGGTCACGCATGCTCGCCGCGTGGTACGAACGCAACCTTCGAATCGTGGAAAATCTCTGGCGGGCCGCAACCGACGAAACGGATCGCATATTACTGCTCATCGGGAACGGACACGTTCGCTCGCTTTGGCACCTGCTCTCCGAAACACCGATGTTTCGACCACGAAGTGCCCTCGACGTGCTGGAAACCGAGGACTAGCCGTCGAATCTCGAGTAGATCGAACTGGGGCCGGAATCCACAGAACAGGTTTGACCCTCGGTTCGTCTCTCAGCGAGACGATCATTAAACTGATCAATCGGTGGCCTCGGCACTCACATTTCGGAGTCAATCCATAGTGGTAACGACGAGCAGGAACCGAGCGATTCCGGCCACGCTCAAACGGTGGAATTGGCTCCCCGATTCAGATCGAAGAGGCCCTCCGGATCGTACTCGTCTTTCAACGCGATCAACCGTTCGTATGCCGGCCCGAACGTGGTTTCCATCGCGGCCTCGCCGCCCTCGAAGAAGCCCGGGAAGTTCAGGTAGAACGAGCCGTCGGAGAACTGCCGCATGTCGGCGATACAATCCCGCACCCACTCGACGTTGATATCGTCATTCGCAGAATCCTTCCAGTTCGCCTCGATCCCGAGGAGGAACGGCGCGTGCCTGCCGGCGAACGCACTCTCGTCGAAGTCGACATCCGTAATCGCGCCACCGAGCTCCCAGACGTCGACGGTCGAGAGCGGCGACGGTGCGGTCCCCGCCCAGTAACGAATCCGGTCGATGGCGGACTCTGTGAATCCATCGAGATAAAGCGATTTCCAGTAGTATCGCATCCCGTCCGGGTAATCATCGTCGAGTATTCTCTGGAACTCCGCGTAGGGCATGGTTCCGCTGAAGTCGGCGATCGGTTCGCCGAGTTCTCGTAACGGTGCGAGCGCCTCCTCGCCGTCCTCCGGAGATCCCGCGTAACACCCCAGAAAGCCGACTTTGAGATCGTCCACCATATCGACCGGGAACAGCCCCTCGTCAGGCATCACGCCGGTAGAGGAGAGCGTTGTAACCCCGTCGGGCGCCTCTAAGACATATTCGCGGTATGCCCGCAAGTACTCGGCCACTCGCTCTTCCGGATACAGCACGAAACAGGTCGCCACCTCTGGACCCACGGGGTGGAGTTCGAACTCGAAGCCCGTCACGACTCCGAGGCCGCCTCCGCCGCCACAAAGCCCCCAGAACAACACCTCGTTCTCGTCGGCACTGGCCGTCAGGTGCCGCCCGTCCGCGGTAACGATATCAACCGAGCGGAGGTTGTCACAGCTCAGGCCGTACGCACACCGCAGGTGACCAATCCCACCACCGAGGGTGAGCCCCGCGACGCCGGTCTTCGAGACGACGCCGCCGGGCGTCGCCAGGCCGAACGCCTGGGTTTCGTGGTCGACATCGGCCCACGTCGCGCCGCCCTGTACCCACGCCGTTCGTTCGTCAGGATCTACCCAGACGTCTCTCATCTCTGAAAGATCGATCACGAGCCCATCGTCGCAGACGGCCGTGCCAGCGACGTTGTGACCCCCTCCACGGACTGCCACGCGGAGGTCGTTCTCGCGGGCGAATTCGACTGCACGGATAACATCCGCCGTGCCTCGACACCGGACGATCAGCGTCGGATATTTATCGATCATCCCGTTCCAGACGGTACGGGCATCGTCGTACTCGGCATCACCGGGACGAATCACGTCCCCGTGTACATCGGTTTGAAACTGTTCGATGCGTTCATCGTCGATGGTCGAGTGGGCCATATATATCCGAACAGCTGTAGAGCTGTTAGCCTCATTCACTAAAACAGATTCAGGGTGATACGCGCAGTTTCAGGTTGTGAGATGCCTCTCGTTTCGCGAACGCGACAGAGTTACAATCTATGCTATCCTTTCTCAAGACAGTAGGTACCATGGAGTTCCACGAAGACGAACAAACGACAGATGACGGACGTCCACCGCCTGGCTCACCGATCCTGGCAGTCCTGCTCGAGAACGCACGAAACCAGCAGTACCTCGGACAGCGACTCGACGCTGCGGACAATCGTGTCGAAACAGATATGCTCGGCGATATCGTGCGACACAGGCCAGTTCTGGAGGCACTCCGTACGGAACCTCTCGACCGTCGGGAGATCGAAGACCGACTCGATGTCTCTCGGGCGACGAGTCACCGCTTCACACAATGGCTCGACGAGCAGGGCTTCGTTGAGAAGGTCGACAGTCGATTCCAGTTGACCGGGCGGGGTGAAGCAGTCGCCGACGAGGTGCTCCGCTTCGAGGCGAACGTTCGCACCGTCCACCGGCTCGCGCCACTTCTGGACATCATCTGTGAGGACCACCAGGAGTTCGTCCTCGAACCGTTCGTGGACGCACACGTTACGCTCGCGGAGCCGGACGATCCCTACCAACCGGTCGAGCGGTTCATCTCACTGCTCAGTGAGTCGGAAACGTTCCGTGGATTCAACACGACCCATATGGCTCCGCTCGTTCTCGGTGGATTCCACGACCAGATCTTCGAGGAAACCGACACGGAAATCGTCTACCACCCTCACATTTTCGAGAAACTCTTCGAGACCTACCCCGAGCGCGCCCGCGAGGCGATCGATCGCGGACACCTCGCCCTCCGTAACCGTGATGATCTGCCGTACGGTCTCGCTATCTTCGACGAGTGCGTCGGGATCGGGGGCTACGACGAAGCTACTGGACTCATGCAGGTGTTCGTCGATACGGACGACTCGATCGCGTGCGAGTGGGCCGACCGGGTGTACGCCTCAATCAGGGCGGACTCGGAACCACTCGATGAAAGCAAGCGTATAACTCGTGAGACGCGTTTAGAAAATATAGGTTGACGTTCGTCTGACCCGACTGTGGATAGGCGGCGGTGGAACATACGTCTCAAGGCCTAACTCGGCGGATTTTAGTTTGAGCCGAGCTGATCAATGAACCGCTCATTGGCGAAGATTCCGTTCTGGTTCCTGAAAAGCAACGGGAGAGATCATGAACCGGGATCTGGCAGTAGAGGGCCTGTGAAGACTTTTGCACCATCGCCTGTGGATAGAAAGCTGGCCTCGGCACTCATAGGGCTCGTCATCACCGGTTGCCGAGACCGGTTCGGCCCGAGTAGATCGTCATCGGCCGGGTTGACGTAGGAAGGTCTCGCCTAAGACCTTTCGGCGTTCCGTCTGGGCTGTAGCTTACCACCACGGTTGTTCGTCGCCACAAGAACCAGACATAGTTTCACAATCTAACCATTAACTATATCACCCATCACGTCAACTATCAGCACGGAAGCCACGTACTCCCGTGGGGTACGAAATGCCCCGGGTGCGGACACACCCGAGACGTGGCTTCCAAAAACCAGCGAGGTTTTCAGTTGCCATGATTGCGTACACACCTCCGAGACAAAAAGGTCTCGTACGTCCGCGGTACAGAGAGTCGAATCGCTCCCCGTCGCCGGGTTTTGATTTCGAGGATCGGAAGCCGAGTTCGACTGAATTTCTATCTCGACACCGGGGTGTGCACAGATGACAGCCACGTCCCCATCGGACGCTACTGACGACGCGGGTCGGATCCGCGAGTGCTACCGGTGTGACCGCACCATCGCACCCGAGTTCCTCTTCCGAATCGAGGTCGAACCGTCTGCCACGCTGACGGACAAATACGCGACGTCGGTTCGCTACTGCTGTGAGAACTGCGCGGCGGCGATGAACCTGTCCGCGTTTTCCGCGCAGTGGAAGGCAAACGCGCGACGGTGACCTAATCGAAAGGGGGTTCGACGCCGCTGTTTCGACCGGGAACCCCGATCAACACGACGAGTGCAGAGAACCCCGTCCGTACGAGTAAGCCGCGACGCGCCACCCCGAGACGTATCAGCGCGGACCGAACGGCGCTTATGGGCCTGGTCGGGGTACGGCGGCCATGGTCCGGCCACCGACGACCGACGACGCAGAGACCGGAGGGAGCCCGTAGATGTGTACGCGACTGGTGTATCTCGGGCCCGACGACATCGTGCTCACCGGCCGGTCGATGGACTGGCACGCCGAAATCGGAAGCAATCTCTGGGTATTCCCCCGCGGAGCGGATCGAACGGGACGGGTGGGTCCGTCCTCGCTCGAGTGGACCGCCGAGTACGGCAGTGTGACCGCCTCCGCCTACGACATCGCGACGACCGACGGGATGAACGAGGCGGGACTGGTCGCGAACGTGCTCTGGCTCACCGAATCCGACTACCCGGACTGGGACGGCGACGCGCCCGGACTGTCGATCTCGCTGTGGGCGCAGTACGTGCTCGACAACTTCGCGACGGTCGCCGAAACGGTCGAACACCACCGAAACGAGGAGTTCGTCGTCGTGTCCGACGAGATCCCCGACGAAGGCCGGTTCGCCACGCTTCACCTGTCGGTCTCCGACGCGACGGGCGACAGCGCCGTCTTCGAATACGTCGACGGCGAGTTGCAAATCTACCACGACCGGACCTACCAGGTGATGACGAACTCCCCGCCGTTCGAGCGGCAACTCGCGCTCGCCGAGTACTGGGAAGAAATCGG
This region includes:
- a CDS encoding helix-turn-helix transcriptional regulator; protein product: MEFHEDEQTTDDGRPPPGSPILAVLLENARNQQYLGQRLDAADNRVETDMLGDIVRHRPVLEALRTEPLDRREIEDRLDVSRATSHRFTQWLDEQGFVEKVDSRFQLTGRGEAVADEVLRFEANVRTVHRLAPLLDIICEDHQEFVLEPFVDAHVTLAEPDDPYQPVERFISLLSESETFRGFNTTHMAPLVLGGFHDQIFEETDTEIVYHPHIFEKLFETYPERAREAIDRGHLALRNRDDLPYGLAIFDECVGIGGYDEATGLMQVFVDTDDSIACEWADRVYASIRADSEPLDESKRITRETRLENIG
- a CDS encoding linear amide C-N hydrolase, with product MCTRLVYLGPDDIVLTGRSMDWHAEIGSNLWVFPRGADRTGRVGPSSLEWTAEYGSVTASAYDIATTDGMNEAGLVANVLWLTESDYPDWDGDAPGLSISLWAQYVLDNFATVAETVEHHRNEEFVVVSDEIPDEGRFATLHLSVSDATGDSAVFEYVDGELQIYHDRTYQVMTNSPPFERQLALAEYWEEIGGTVMLPGTNRPADRFARASFYVDALPQTSDRRAATASVFGAIRNVSVPYGITTPDEPHISSTRWRTVADHRDRRYYFESALSPNVFWLDLDGVDFENGTQTLSLGENQATVFAGDVADDLVETEPFEFLGVRPAAS
- a CDS encoding FAD-binding oxidoreductase, with the translated sequence MAHSTIDDERIEQFQTDVHGDVIRPGDAEYDDARTVWNGMIDKYPTLIVRCRGTADVIRAVEFARENDLRVAVRGGGHNVAGTAVCDDGLVIDLSEMRDVWVDPDERTAWVQGGATWADVDHETQAFGLATPGGVVSKTGVAGLTLGGGIGHLRCAYGLSCDNLRSVDIVTADGRHLTASADENEVLFWGLCGGGGGLGVVTGFEFELHPVGPEVATCFVLYPEERVAEYLRAYREYVLEAPDGVTTLSSTGVMPDEGLFPVDMVDDLKVGFLGCYAGSPEDGEEALAPLRELGEPIADFSGTMPYAEFQRILDDDYPDGMRYYWKSLYLDGFTESAIDRIRYWAGTAPSPLSTVDVWELGGAITDVDFDESAFAGRHAPFLLGIEANWKDSANDDINVEWVRDCIADMRQFSDGSFYLNFPGFFEGGEAAMETTFGPAYERLIALKDEYDPEGLFDLNRGANSTV
- a CDS encoding DUF5694 domain-containing protein, which gives rise to MESEGPTARPEEATDSRIEVLLLGTYHMDNPGLDTINIEADDVLVPSRQRELSNLVDRLEPSQPEVVAVERPRERQDDLTDLYEKYRTGELAYDEETEIDAVHPGRDSPVSECRSEVVQIGFRLADRLDHERVHAVDYPMRLTADFDDDELEREGIDIPTMQERAQSKLDIGLPDPQTVQRTMAQHLHESSIIDHLRFLNRDAQLRVNHEMMFSSLVAGSERRYVGSRMLAAWYERNLRIVENLWRAATDETDRILLLIGNGHVRSLWHLLSETPMFRPRSALDVLETED